The proteins below come from a single Leptotrichia sp. oral taxon 223 genomic window:
- a CDS encoding efflux RND transporter periplasmic adaptor subunit: MRKKDEIIWIMPAIFIFIILFMIKFCTPKINQKYAIEKITRENLELFVNIKGTVVAHNVTKIGLDVNLSVDDVYYKAGDFVKKGDVIVKFSDYQKNGLNEKRTLLVIKNRELRNLEKQKELGSDVSQKIQELRGEISGLEIEIKDEMGNTRLVQRSVRSPFDAYIVKINTVKGGITNKNEPILILAKRKDLKIVSESVKSDKVKNLNIGNVAEISIFRKESKKIGEEKTLEELIKIKNDKNKEILRDEDKTKVNSDLFSEKKVIEAELFKINKIGDMNVFEFLPILFKDLFLNEQADIRVIYKKKENVLAVPKKAVIFKNQKSYIYLIDKNNLVKEKEVFVGMENGKKIEIFGMNIEEGMEIIGNPDNKIVNNVIVERRNIRDEEIEKRKKLERLERENEKLGNRMDENEREIIRLKRK, translated from the coding sequence TTGAGAAAAAAAGATGAAATAATTTGGATAATGCCCGCAATTTTTATTTTTATTATTCTTTTTATGATAAAATTCTGTACTCCAAAAATTAATCAGAAATATGCTATTGAAAAAATAACACGTGAAAATCTTGAACTTTTTGTGAATATAAAAGGAACTGTTGTTGCACATAATGTTACTAAAATTGGACTAGATGTGAATTTATCCGTTGATGATGTTTATTACAAGGCTGGAGATTTTGTAAAAAAGGGCGATGTAATAGTAAAATTTAGTGATTATCAGAAAAATGGATTGAATGAAAAACGTACGTTATTAGTGATTAAAAATCGGGAATTACGAAATTTGGAAAAACAAAAGGAATTGGGATCTGATGTTAGTCAGAAAATTCAGGAATTACGTGGAGAAATATCAGGGTTGGAAATTGAAATTAAAGATGAAATGGGAAATACAAGATTGGTTCAGAGAAGTGTAAGAAGTCCATTTGATGCTTACATTGTGAAAATTAATACTGTGAAAGGTGGAATTACAAATAAAAATGAGCCTATTTTGATTCTTGCCAAAAGGAAAGATTTAAAAATAGTTAGTGAAAGTGTGAAAAGTGATAAAGTTAAAAATCTGAATATTGGAAATGTTGCTGAAATTAGTATTTTCAGGAAGGAAAGTAAAAAAATTGGAGAAGAAAAAACACTTGAAGAATTAATTAAAATTAAAAATGATAAAAATAAGGAAATTTTGCGAGATGAGGATAAAACAAAAGTAAATTCAGATTTATTTTCTGAAAAAAAGGTTATTGAAGCAGAATTATTTAAGATTAATAAAATTGGGGATATGAATGTATTTGAGTTTTTGCCAATTTTATTTAAGGATTTGTTTTTAAATGAGCAAGCGGATATTCGTGTGATTTATAAGAAAAAAGAGAATGTTCTAGCTGTTCCAAAAAAGGCTGTTATTTTTAAAAATCAGAAAAGCTATATTTATTTGATTGATAAAAATAATTTGGTTAAAGAAAAGGAAGTTTTTGTTGGGATGGAGAACGGAAAGAAGATTGAAATTTTTGGAATGAATATTGAAGAAGGAATGGAAATTATTGGAAATCCTGATAATAAAATTGTAAATAACGTGATTGTGGAGCGAAGGAATATTAGGGATGAGGAAATTGAAAAGAGAAAAAAATTGGAAAGGTTAGAGCGGGAAAATGAGAAACTGGGGAATAGAATGGATGAAAATGAGAGGGAAATTATTAGACTAAAAAGAAAGTAA
- a CDS encoding CapA family protein: MKKNILLILCAILIFLLAIIAVNPNFKGFTNKFINLKKMPETKKSSTSKNDKPDEKSEFTIIGVGDIMLGSNYPFEHLLPENNANILENTQNILKNADITVGNLEGTLFDNGGTPKTCNNQNVCYVFRMPSRYGAYLKQAGFDYLSIANNHSNDFGEIGIKKTMKNLDNLGIKYSGIKDIAESAILEKDGKKFGFISFSPNSATVKLNDYNYAKKLISELKLKVDIVIVMFHGGAEGAGAEHITRKNEIFHGEDRGNVYEFAHFAIDNGADIIFGQGPHVTRAVELYKNKFISYSGGNFATFGKINISGSMGLAPIFKIKIDSNGNFISGEIIPIRQTYESLGPFIDSEKSVIKKIISLNKSDFPNGNGLSITADGKITKINNLN; the protein is encoded by the coding sequence ATGAAAAAAAATATATTGTTAATTTTATGTGCTATTTTAATTTTTTTACTTGCCATAATTGCTGTAAATCCTAATTTTAAAGGTTTTACAAATAAATTTATTAATTTGAAAAAAATGCCAGAAACTAAAAAATCAAGTACTTCTAAAAATGATAAGCCTGATGAAAAATCAGAATTTACAATTATTGGTGTGGGAGATATAATGCTTGGTTCAAATTACCCTTTTGAACATCTGCTTCCTGAAAATAATGCCAATATTCTTGAAAATACACAAAATATACTGAAAAATGCTGATATAACAGTGGGAAATTTGGAAGGAACTCTATTTGATAATGGCGGGACTCCCAAAACCTGTAATAATCAAAATGTATGCTATGTTTTTCGTATGCCTTCAAGATATGGAGCATATCTAAAACAGGCTGGATTTGACTATTTAAGTATTGCCAATAACCATAGCAATGATTTTGGAGAAATTGGAATTAAGAAAACCATGAAAAATCTTGATAATTTAGGCATAAAATATTCTGGAATTAAAGATATCGCTGAAAGTGCGATTTTAGAAAAAGATGGAAAAAAATTTGGATTTATTTCATTTTCTCCAAATTCAGCTACTGTAAAACTAAATGATTATAATTATGCAAAAAAACTTATTTCTGAATTAAAATTAAAAGTTGATATTGTAATTGTTATGTTTCACGGTGGAGCCGAAGGTGCTGGAGCCGAACATATTACAAGAAAAAATGAAATTTTTCATGGCGAAGATAGAGGAAATGTTTATGAATTTGCCCATTTTGCCATAGACAATGGAGCCGATATAATCTTTGGGCAAGGCCCTCATGTTACAAGAGCAGTCGAACTTTACAAAAATAAATTTATTTCGTATAGCGGAGGAAATTTTGCAACTTTTGGAAAGATTAATATTTCAGGATCTATGGGACTTGCTCCAATTTTTAAGATTAAAATAGACAGCAATGGAAATTTTATATCTGGAGAAATTATCCCTATAAGACAGACTTATGAAAGTTTAGGCCCTTTTATAGATTCAGAAAAGTCAGTCATCAAAAAGATAATTTCCTTGAATAAATCTGATTTTCCAAATGGAAATGGACTTTCTATCACTGCTGATGGAAAAATTACCAAGATTAATAATCTAAATTAA
- a CDS encoding Crp/Fnr family transcriptional regulator, which yields MKIKDLSIFLTKVSLFQGLTIEEISECLEKINFKIEKYKKNETVFFRGDTLEKVIIIIKGSTYGEMQKFNGDTIVIGEMKAGEVLASAFLFGENNIFPVDLITLENSKLLFFDKEKYLDAIYSDKRLLLNFITEISNKSQLLSKRIWFNFTNKTIEEKILSYIKENTKNGKIKFLPSISALAKRFEVTRPALSREISNLCKKNILMKLENNAYLVNFSNFSEKNV from the coding sequence ATGAAAATAAAAGATCTATCAATTTTTTTGACAAAAGTTTCGTTATTTCAAGGATTAACTATTGAAGAAATTTCAGAATGTCTGGAAAAAATTAATTTTAAAATAGAAAAATATAAGAAAAATGAAACTGTATTTTTTCGTGGAGATACTTTAGAAAAAGTAATTATTATTATAAAAGGTTCCACTTATGGGGAAATGCAGAAATTTAACGGAGATACAATTGTTATTGGTGAGATGAAGGCGGGGGAAGTTCTGGCTTCTGCATTTTTATTTGGAGAAAATAATATTTTTCCTGTTGATTTAATAACTTTGGAAAATTCTAAATTACTGTTTTTTGATAAAGAAAAATATTTGGATGCAATTTATTCGGATAAGAGGCTCTTACTTAATTTCATAACTGAAATTTCAAATAAAAGTCAACTTCTTTCAAAGCGGATATGGTTTAATTTTACAAATAAGACAATTGAAGAAAAAATATTAAGCTATATAAAGGAAAATACTAAAAATGGCAAAATCAAGTTTTTACCCAGCATTTCAGCTTTGGCAAAGCGGTTTGAGGTAACAAGGCCCGCCTTGTCAAGAGAAATTTCAAATCTATGTAAAAAGAATATTTTAATGAAATTAGAAAACAATGCCTATTTGGTAAATTTTTCAAATTTTTCTGAAAAGAATGTTTGA
- a CDS encoding autotransporter-associated N-terminal domain-containing protein translates to MTNNLQNVKRDLCAFAKRCKEVHYTDSLLIKFLMTGLVTTVTSNLFSASANKGIESQKQAISTSIKTIHQQVKATRKENDKLLKNTNLELIQLMEQGDHVVKAPWSSWQYGLNYFNNNWNGTYKGRGDKKTKYPYEGVFQRSSNSFDRYTSPLSKHYGELPLGANRRSASSNERKNLPLSSYGLASNDPAQEPIVEMNVEASIRPKTVNIDIPDLGIRAPRLQALTVNGTEPPAITVPKPDTPTKEVHIVEPNANPFTGFFFNGTTSEIGTTTTTDPITGGTYYGGIQENSWHDTDGDGVNDAVTGAAATGQAGTATKTSNRPTNIFYRIGTSLSNVTFYVRGHMNSDTYTDQGSGASGGVDPTNGISGGPVVPTDGTIAIHTLKDMNVSNVTANLYGRAGFLTSETWRHGQVNMVSGNKINMFGTENSAFYIMPAAYRTITKYFDNDFHTGAIYGKTDINMYGKGNTAYLTTGISAPRIIANEGKIQSDGASNIVYSSFSYIPNWNKTDWKTYSGKSGKPYDSMNSLIKTSDVNLYGDENIVLFFGSKMKGTVPKSWERADAYPERNEYYAKGSSIGIYQGEIDVKANIGSQLTSDNKTAQTSDGQLGSTGYTSTTVDGAVGVFVESGQRKNIIPTKHLGVPVTVTKISNATGNPYGSTPATTINGGKLSSLDNDKIHNLEIGKIDIKFGKYSKDGFMIIAKKGSAVDIGKQTTHDYISTSDMSKSFSDGVNGASTSESDASKGTIVAYAEGVWKQTDHKLGSRTEGDNSTSALEDQPSEVNIYIPLTLASKEGIAYMGDNKGVVNAGETGKPITTTAVNHKSIIGFARDEGEVNIFGDITAADAMAATDKFENIAALATKTAAGSKGGTVTIKEGNIKISGMAGFASGTGSVVNIDNGTGNKIQTGKNGALVATDGGTVNFSGGAIYHENKATSSNVVAGGTDTVDHSKSTPFYADTNASAINFKGATTINMSDGILMPGTTAADYEGNTAVATAKYHGMQNVTVNLTGDNVVLRTYTGDTTNWTGGTTGSNNIKNDMQLAALNTNNKKYKIYYIDGIFNLNNNQNLDDPTDEFNTKVGLSNEKFTIASGVTVSSATGKGLSMASHDGVTTNTTTGYTNNGTINITGGTPSNTTALSTSFGYVDNKGTINVDNGIGAYGINGSSLTNNSAINITSSGVGMAGFASASTLKTYGTDDKISKGTLTAADKVLEVTNNGTITVAGNGSIGLYGNTNDVAGTGLVSTSNGVITNNGKIVMTGDSGVGIVSEGKGNTINLGGTGSSDIAVGTNGIGVYASGTKSVVNFTSDTGVEIKDKGVGISVSNGSIVNPNGKTFEIKYTGSANASGAGIFYDNTATNVTDINIVNTSSDKGIVGVYATKGTLTNTAAITDKSGKAYGIYSEGANVINSGTLTIGNKGKGILSTNGDVTLTSSSVINLGEDEAIGVYTKGTGNNVTADAGSTMAIGNGSYGFINEGTGNTITSNMTSQTVGDNTVFVFSRDTSGTVINNTPLTSTGSLNYGLYSAGNVVNNADINYGSGIGNVGVYSTNGGNAVNNKTITVGASNPDPTANQYAIGMAAGYFGDASTPAYTGNVVNKGTINVNGEYGIGMYGTEIGTTVTNDGTINLNASNTTGMYLDNGAYGINNGVIKSNGAGLKKVVGMVVKNGSTIENNGTIEINAEEAVGLLAKGNAAGHNIGKIKNYGTLRITGSGAQDSQVPEEGQEISKDMSGVKIHAPAGSSTATITVNGVPVVPELATTTAEEYKPMEVSTIGMYIDTSNRRFTTPVTGLSKLSTLTNADLIIGAEAAQNTTGKYIQVSQKILEPYNKMILNNPQINKWNIYSGSLTWMASVAQNQTDGTIQNAYLAKIPYTRWAGRKDSPVNSTDTYNFLDGLEQRYGVEGLGTREKLLFDKISGIGNNEEILFYQATDEIMGHQYGNLQQRINATGNILDKEFRYLKHDWRNPSKQNNKIKVFGARDEYNTDTAGIIDYTSNAYGVAYVHEDEKIKMGNSSGWYAGAVTNRFKFKDIGHSRENQTQLKAGIFKTMSPKKDYNGALQWTIGGDVFVGINDMKRRYLVVDDVFQAKSDYHSYGAALKTDLGYDIRMSERTHLRPYGALKMEYGRFNDIKEDRGEMRLEVKGNDYFSVKPEVGMEFRYVQPLAVRTNLTVGLSAAYENELGKMASKNNEGRVRYTSADWFGIRGEKEDRRGNGKFDLNIGVDNTRFGVTVNGGYDTKGNNVRAGIGFRAIY, encoded by the coding sequence ATGACGAATAATTTGCAAAATGTGAAACGGGATTTATGTGCATTTGCAAAGCGATGCAAGGAGGTACACTATACAGACAGCTTGTTGATAAAGTTTTTAATGACTGGACTGGTAACAACAGTTACAAGTAATTTATTTTCAGCTTCGGCAAATAAAGGTATTGAAAGTCAAAAACAGGCAATTTCTACATCAATTAAGACAATACATCAGCAAGTTAAAGCGACACGGAAAGAAAACGACAAATTACTAAAAAATACAAATCTTGAACTTATTCAATTAATGGAGCAGGGGGATCATGTTGTAAAAGCGCCATGGAGCAGCTGGCAATATGGTTTAAATTATTTTAATAATAACTGGAACGGGACTTATAAAGGACGTGGAGATAAGAAAACGAAATATCCATATGAAGGAGTATTTCAAAGAAGTTCAAATTCATTTGACAGATATACTTCGCCTCTAAGTAAGCATTATGGTGAATTACCTTTAGGGGCAAATAGACGTTCAGCTTCATCAAATGAAAGAAAAAATCTTCCTTTGTCATCGTATGGACTGGCAAGTAATGATCCGGCTCAAGAACCAATCGTGGAAATGAACGTGGAAGCGTCAATCAGGCCTAAAACAGTAAACATAGATATTCCAGATTTGGGAATAAGAGCACCACGATTACAAGCACTGACAGTAAATGGAACAGAACCGCCAGCAATAACAGTGCCCAAACCAGATACACCTACGAAGGAAGTACATATTGTTGAGCCGAATGCAAACCCATTTACAGGATTCTTTTTTAATGGAACGACTTCTGAAATAGGTACAACAACTACTACTGACCCAATTACAGGTGGAACGTATTATGGAGGGATTCAAGAAAATAGTTGGCATGATACAGATGGAGATGGTGTAAATGATGCAGTAACTGGAGCTGCAGCAACTGGACAAGCAGGAACGGCAACCAAGACATCAAATCGGCCTACAAATATATTTTATAGAATTGGAACCTCTTTATCAAATGTTACTTTTTATGTTAGAGGACATATGAATTCAGATACTTATACAGATCAAGGTTCGGGTGCCTCAGGAGGAGTTGATCCAACGAATGGAATTTCAGGTGGGCCAGTAGTGCCAACTGACGGGACTATAGCTATTCATACGTTAAAAGACATGAATGTAAGTAATGTAACAGCCAATTTATATGGACGTGCAGGTTTTTTAACATCTGAAACATGGAGACATGGACAAGTAAATATGGTTAGCGGTAATAAAATAAATATGTTTGGTACCGAAAATTCAGCTTTTTATATAATGCCAGCAGCGTATAGAACTATTACAAAGTATTTTGATAATGATTTTCATACAGGCGCTATTTATGGGAAGACAGACATAAATATGTATGGTAAAGGAAATACAGCTTATTTAACAACTGGAATTTCTGCTCCAAGAATAATTGCAAATGAGGGTAAAATTCAATCAGATGGAGCTTCAAATATAGTATATTCAAGTTTTAGTTACATACCTAACTGGAATAAAACTGATTGGAAAACTTATTCGGGAAAATCTGGTAAACCTTATGACAGTATGAATTCTCTTATAAAAACAAGTGATGTAAATCTTTATGGTGATGAGAATATAGTTTTATTTTTTGGAAGTAAAATGAAAGGAACAGTTCCGAAATCTTGGGAACGTGCAGATGCTTATCCAGAAAGAAATGAATATTATGCAAAAGGTTCTTCCATAGGAATATATCAAGGGGAAATAGATGTAAAAGCGAATATCGGTTCTCAATTAACATCAGACAACAAAACAGCACAGACAAGTGATGGACAATTGGGTTCTACTGGTTATACGTCGACTACAGTTGATGGTGCTGTGGGAGTATTTGTTGAATCTGGACAAAGAAAAAACATTATACCTACAAAACATTTAGGAGTTCCTGTAACTGTAACTAAAATCAGTAATGCAACTGGGAACCCATATGGAAGTACTCCAGCTACAACTATAAATGGAGGAAAACTTTCTTCATTGGATAATGATAAGATTCATAACTTAGAGATTGGTAAAATAGACATAAAATTTGGAAAATATTCAAAAGATGGATTTATGATAATAGCTAAAAAAGGGAGTGCTGTTGATATAGGAAAACAAACGACGCATGATTATATATCTACAAGTGATATGAGCAAAAGTTTTTCAGATGGTGTAAATGGTGCTTCTACCTCAGAAAGCGATGCTTCAAAAGGAACTATAGTAGCCTATGCAGAAGGTGTATGGAAACAAACTGATCATAAGTTAGGTTCTAGAACTGAAGGAGATAATAGCACATCTGCATTAGAAGATCAACCTTCTGAAGTAAATATATACATACCATTAACTTTGGCTTCAAAAGAAGGAATCGCCTATATGGGTGATAACAAAGGTGTTGTAAATGCTGGAGAAACAGGAAAACCTATAACTACAACAGCAGTGAATCATAAATCAATAATTGGATTTGCACGGGATGAAGGAGAAGTTAATATTTTTGGAGATATTACAGCAGCAGATGCAATGGCTGCAACTGATAAATTTGAAAATATTGCAGCATTAGCTACAAAAACAGCAGCAGGTTCAAAAGGTGGAACAGTTACTATAAAGGAAGGAAACATTAAAATAAGCGGTATGGCTGGATTTGCTTCAGGAACTGGTTCTGTTGTAAATATTGACAATGGAACGGGTAATAAAATTCAGACTGGTAAAAATGGTGCGTTGGTTGCGACAGATGGAGGAACTGTAAACTTTAGTGGTGGAGCCATTTATCATGAAAATAAAGCAACATCAAGCAATGTGGTAGCAGGCGGAACTGATACTGTGGACCATTCTAAATCTACGCCATTTTATGCTGATACTAATGCGTCCGCAATAAACTTCAAGGGAGCTACAACAATAAATATGTCAGACGGTATATTAATGCCGGGAACTACGGCAGCTGATTATGAAGGAAATACTGCTGTTGCAACAGCAAAATATCACGGAATGCAAAATGTAACTGTAAACCTTACCGGAGATAACGTGGTATTGCGTACTTATACAGGAGATACTACCAACTGGACAGGCGGAACTACAGGTTCAAATAATATAAAAAATGATATGCAGCTTGCTGCATTGAATACAAATAATAAAAAATATAAAATATATTACATAGATGGCATATTTAATCTTAACAACAATCAAAATTTAGATGATCCGACAGATGAATTTAATACAAAAGTAGGACTTTCAAATGAAAAATTTACAATAGCAAGTGGAGTTACTGTAAGTTCTGCAACTGGAAAAGGTTTGTCAATGGCTTCTCATGATGGTGTTACAACTAACACAACTACAGGATACACAAATAACGGAACAATTAATATAACAGGAGGTACGCCTTCAAATACAACAGCATTGTCTACAAGTTTTGGATATGTTGATAATAAAGGAACTATTAATGTAGATAACGGAATTGGAGCGTATGGAATAAATGGAAGCAGCCTTACAAATAACAGCGCCATAAATATTACTTCAAGCGGAGTAGGTATGGCAGGATTTGCCTCAGCTTCCACATTAAAAACTTATGGAACGGATGATAAAATTTCAAAAGGAACATTGACAGCGGCTGATAAAGTGTTAGAAGTAACTAATAATGGTACAATAACAGTTGCAGGAAATGGTTCAATTGGGTTGTATGGAAATACAAATGACGTTGCAGGAACAGGATTAGTTTCAACTTCAAATGGAGTTATTACAAATAATGGTAAAATAGTAATGACTGGAGATAGTGGCGTTGGAATAGTGTCTGAAGGAAAAGGAAACACGATTAATCTAGGAGGAACAGGAAGTTCAGACATTGCAGTAGGAACTAACGGAATTGGAGTTTATGCAAGTGGAACAAAAAGTGTCGTAAACTTTACATCGGATACAGGAGTGGAAATAAAGGACAAAGGTGTAGGAATCTCTGTTTCAAACGGTTCAATTGTAAATCCTAATGGAAAAACTTTTGAAATAAAATACACAGGTTCTGCAAATGCTTCTGGAGCTGGTATTTTCTATGACAATACAGCAACAAATGTGACTGATATAAATATAGTAAATACAAGCAGTGACAAAGGAATCGTTGGAGTCTATGCGACAAAAGGAACCTTAACAAATACAGCTGCAATAACAGATAAAAGCGGAAAAGCCTATGGAATCTATTCTGAAGGCGCAAACGTAATAAACAGCGGAACATTGACTATTGGAAACAAAGGTAAGGGAATACTCAGTACAAATGGAGATGTCACATTGACAAGCAGTTCTGTAATTAATCTGGGAGAAGATGAAGCGATTGGGGTGTATACAAAAGGAACTGGAAACAACGTAACAGCGGATGCAGGCTCTACAATGGCAATTGGTAACGGTTCATATGGATTTATCAATGAAGGAACAGGAAACACAATAACAAGTAACATGACTTCACAGACAGTTGGAGATAATACAGTCTTCGTATTTTCAAGGGATACATCAGGAACAGTGATAAACAATACACCGTTAACTTCAACAGGGTCACTAAACTATGGACTTTATTCAGCAGGAAATGTAGTAAATAATGCAGATATTAACTACGGTTCAGGAATAGGAAACGTAGGAGTTTACAGTACAAATGGCGGAAATGCAGTAAATAATAAAACAATAACAGTAGGAGCTTCAAACCCGGATCCGACAGCTAATCAATATGCAATAGGAATGGCGGCAGGATATTTTGGAGATGCCTCAACGCCAGCGTATACAGGAAACGTAGTAAATAAGGGGACAATAAATGTAAATGGCGAATATGGTATAGGAATGTATGGAACAGAAATAGGAACGACAGTTACAAATGATGGAACAATCAACCTTAACGCAAGCAATACAACAGGAATGTATCTTGACAACGGAGCATATGGAATAAATAATGGAGTAATCAAGTCAAATGGAGCAGGCTTGAAAAAAGTTGTGGGAATGGTAGTCAAGAATGGCTCGACAATAGAAAATAACGGGACAATAGAAATTAATGCAGAAGAAGCAGTAGGTTTGCTTGCTAAAGGAAATGCGGCAGGACATAATATAGGGAAAATAAAGAATTACGGAACTTTAAGAATAACAGGAAGCGGAGCACAGGATTCACAAGTTCCAGAAGAGGGACAGGAAATATCTAAAGATATGTCAGGAGTCAAGATACATGCGCCAGCAGGTTCATCAACAGCAACAATAACAGTAAACGGAGTTCCAGTAGTGCCTGAATTAGCGACAACGACAGCAGAAGAATACAAGCCTATGGAAGTTTCAACAATAGGAATGTATATAGACACTTCAAACAGACGATTTACAACGCCAGTAACTGGGTTAAGCAAGTTGAGCACGCTAACAAATGCAGATTTGATAATAGGAGCTGAAGCTGCACAGAACACGACAGGTAAATACATTCAGGTAAGCCAAAAAATTCTTGAACCATACAACAAGATGATTTTAAACAATCCACAAATTAACAAGTGGAACATTTATTCAGGTTCACTTACATGGATGGCAAGCGTGGCGCAAAATCAGACAGATGGAACAATACAGAACGCTTATCTGGCAAAAATTCCATATACTAGATGGGCAGGAAGAAAAGATTCTCCTGTAAACAGCACAGATACATACAATTTCCTGGATGGTCTGGAACAAAGATATGGAGTTGAAGGTTTAGGAACTAGAGAAAAATTGTTATTTGACAAGATAAGCGGAATAGGGAACAATGAAGAAATCTTATTTTATCAGGCAACTGACGAAATTATGGGACATCAATATGGAAATCTTCAACAAAGAATCAATGCAACTGGAAACATATTGGACAAGGAATTCAGATACCTGAAACACGACTGGAGAAATCCGTCTAAGCAAAACAACAAGATTAAAGTGTTTGGTGCAAGAGATGAGTACAACACTGACACTGCTGGAATCATTGACTATACAAGTAATGCCTACGGTGTGGCTTACGTTCACGAAGATGAAAAAATCAAGATGGGTAACTCAAGCGGATGGTATGCAGGAGCTGTAACAAACAGATTCAAGTTTAAGGATATAGGACATTCAAGAGAAAATCAAACTCAGCTTAAAGCAGGAATCTTTAAGACAATGTCACCTAAGAAAGATTACAATGGAGCATTGCAATGGACAATCGGAGGAGATGTATTCGTAGGTATCAATGACATGAAACGTAGATACCTGGTTGTAGATGACGTATTCCAGGCAAAATCTGACTATCATTCTTATGGAGCGGCATTAAAGACAGACTTGGGATATGACATAAGAATGAGTGAAAGAACACATTTACGTCCATACGGAGCATTGAAGATGGAATACGGAAGATTCAATGACATCAAGGAAGACAGAGGGGAAATGAGACTGGAAGTAAAAGGGAACGACTACTTCTCAGTTAAGCCGGAAGTCGGAATGGAATTCAGATACGTACAGCCACTTGCAGTAAGAACAAACCTGACAGTGGGATTGTCAGCCGCCTATGAAAACGAATTAGGCAAGATGGCAAGCAAGAACAACGAAGGAAGAGTAAGATACACAAGCGCAGACTGGTTCGGAATAAGAGGGGAAAAGGAAGACAGAAGAGGAAATGGTAAGTTTGACTTGAACATTGGAGTTGACAACACAAGATTCGGAGTGACAGTAAATGGAGGATATGACACTAAAGGAAATAATGTAAGGGCAGGAATAGGATTTAGAGCTATTTACTAG
- a CDS encoding 5-formyltetrahydrofolate cyclo-ligase — protein sequence MKNEKLNLQLEKNKIRQEILKTRNNLSTEEVEKKSNLIIQNLEKFIKNAENIMIFMDMKNEVRITKLMELYPEKSFFIPKITDSKNREMKINKYEENELVLHKFGYYESSSSDFYNENILDIVIVPAAVFDLEKNRIGFGGGYYDTFLKKVRRGNKKAIFIGVCYDFQVVDKIPREEHDIIVDFVVNENQVFE from the coding sequence ATGAAAAATGAAAAGTTAAATTTACAGCTAGAAAAGAATAAAATTAGACAAGAAATTTTGAAAACAAGAAATAATTTATCCACTGAAGAAGTAGAAAAAAAAAGTAATTTAATTATTCAAAATTTGGAAAAATTTATAAAAAATGCTGAAAATATAATGATTTTTATGGATATGAAAAATGAAGTGAGAATCACAAAATTGATGGAACTTTATCCTGAGAAAAGTTTTTTTATTCCAAAAATTACAGATAGTAAAAATAGAGAAATGAAAATTAATAAATATGAGGAAAATGAGCTTGTATTACATAAATTTGGATATTATGAATCTTCTTCCAGTGACTTTTACAACGAAAACATTTTGGACATCGTAATTGTTCCTGCGGCTGTCTTTGATTTGGAAAAAAATCGGATTGGATTTGGAGGCGGATATTATGATACATTTCTGAAAAAAGTTCGAAGGGGGAATAAAAAAGCTATATTTATTGGTGTGTGCTATGATTTTCAGGTTGTTGACAAGATTCCAAGAGAAGAGCACGATATAATCGTAGATTTTGTTGTGAATGAAAATCAGGTTTTTGAATAA